From the genome of Dickeya aquatica, one region includes:
- the rseB gene encoding sigma-E factor regulatory protein RseB, which produces MKRFCLAAGLLLGSLSYSSLAPASDSGALLQQMSTVGRSLTYEIYYINVSRQGIESLRYRHSRQGDDTLAELIHLDGPKREVIQRGNDISYFESDAEPFTLSGDHIVDSLPALIFADVSRLSAYYDFIPTGRIRLADRQGDVVRVVSRDGTRFSYIVCLDAESRLPLRVDLLDQNGELLEQYRAISISVDKNITTVMKPMDKINPPPLLSVPVNSAGDFSWVSEWLPVGMAEVSRSQRPLPGATGLAESRFYSDGLFSFSVNVSPLGESHPDQNASLGRKTIHTEVRDNREITVIGELPLATAKRIADNVIFKAQP; this is translated from the coding sequence ATGAAGCGTTTTTGCTTGGCAGCCGGTTTATTGCTGGGTAGCCTGTCTTACTCCTCTCTCGCCCCGGCAAGCGATTCCGGGGCGTTGTTGCAGCAAATGAGTACCGTTGGCCGTTCGTTAACGTACGAAATTTACTACATCAATGTCTCCCGGCAAGGCATTGAGTCCCTCCGCTATCGTCACTCGCGACAGGGGGATGACACTCTCGCCGAATTAATTCATCTGGATGGCCCCAAACGTGAGGTAATTCAGCGCGGAAATGACATCAGTTATTTTGAGTCTGACGCCGAGCCCTTCACCCTATCTGGCGATCACATCGTAGATTCCCTTCCTGCGTTGATTTTCGCTGATGTTTCGCGGTTGTCCGCCTATTATGATTTTATCCCAACCGGCCGTATTCGTTTGGCCGATCGTCAGGGCGATGTGGTGCGGGTCGTGTCTCGTGATGGGACTCGTTTCAGTTATATTGTTTGTCTGGATGCGGAGTCGCGTTTGCCGCTGCGGGTTGACTTGCTCGACCAGAATGGCGAGTTACTTGAACAATACCGCGCGATATCTATCTCCGTGGATAAAAACATTACGACCGTCATGAAGCCGATGGACAAAATCAATCCACCGCCGTTACTCAGTGTGCCGGTGAATTCCGCGGGGGATTTTAGCTGGGTGTCTGAATGGTTGCCGGTTGGCATGGCTGAAGTGTCACGGAGTCAGCGCCCGCTCCCCGGTGCGACCGGGCTTGCGGAGTCGCGTTTTTACAGCGATGGACTCTTTAGCTTTTCGGTGAATGTCAGTCCACTGGGAGAAAGTCACCCCGACCAAAATGCCTCACTAGGTCGTAAAACGATTCATACCGAAGTGCGTGATAATCGAGAAATTACCGTTATTGGTGAACTGCCTCTGGCTACCGCCAAGCGTATTGCCGATAACGTCATCTTCAAGGCGCAACCATGA
- the lepA gene encoding translation elongation factor 4 — MKHIRNFSIIAHIDHGKSTLSDRIIQICGGLSEREMEAQVLDSMDLERERGITIKAQSVTLDFKASDGQVYQLNFIDTPGHVDFSYEVSRSLAACEGALLVVDAGQGVEAQTLANCYTALEMDLEVVPVLNKIDLPAADPDRVSQEIEDIVGIDATDAVRCSAKTGVGVPDVLERLVREIPAPQGDPEAPLQALIIDSWFDNYLGVVSLIRIKNGTLRKGDKVKVMSTGQVYNAERLGIFTPKQVDRDSLQCGEVGWLVCAIKDILGAPVGDTLTLARKPAEKPLPGFKKVKPQVYAGLFPISSDDYEAFRDALGKLSLNDASLFYEPESSTALGFGFRCGFLGLLHMEIIQERLEREYDLDLITTAPTVVYEVKTTSNEVIYVDSPSKLPPVNNIEELREPIAECHMLLPQEYLGNVITLCVEKRGVQTNMVYHGNQVALTYEIPMAEVVLDFFDRLKSTSRGYASLDYSFKRFQASDMVRVDVLINSERVDALALITHRDNSMYRGRELVEKMKDLIPRQQFDIAIQAAIGNHIIARSTVKQLRKNVLAKCYGGDVSRKKKLLQKQKDGKKRMKQVGNVELPQEAFLAILHVGKESK, encoded by the coding sequence ATGAAGCATATACGAAATTTCTCCATTATTGCTCACATCGACCACGGTAAGTCGACGCTCTCTGACCGCATTATTCAAATTTGCGGTGGTTTGTCTGAACGGGAAATGGAGGCGCAAGTGCTGGACTCCATGGATCTGGAGCGTGAGCGTGGCATTACTATCAAAGCACAGAGCGTTACGCTGGACTTTAAAGCCTCTGATGGCCAGGTCTACCAGTTGAACTTCATCGACACCCCAGGGCATGTCGACTTCTCGTATGAAGTTTCGCGCTCGCTCGCGGCCTGTGAGGGTGCGCTGCTGGTTGTGGATGCCGGGCAGGGCGTAGAAGCTCAAACTCTGGCTAACTGCTACACCGCGCTCGAAATGGATCTGGAAGTGGTGCCGGTGCTGAACAAAATAGACCTGCCTGCCGCCGATCCTGACCGAGTCAGCCAAGAAATTGAAGATATTGTCGGCATTGATGCCACGGATGCGGTGCGCTGTTCAGCCAAAACCGGAGTCGGCGTGCCGGATGTCCTGGAGCGTTTGGTGCGGGAAATTCCAGCACCGCAAGGTGACCCTGAAGCCCCATTGCAGGCGCTTATTATTGACTCCTGGTTTGATAACTATCTGGGTGTGGTTTCGCTTATTCGTATCAAGAACGGTACGCTGCGTAAAGGCGATAAAGTCAAAGTGATGAGTACCGGTCAGGTGTATAACGCCGAACGTCTGGGTATTTTCACGCCTAAGCAAGTTGACCGTGACAGCCTGCAATGTGGCGAAGTCGGCTGGCTGGTGTGCGCCATCAAAGACATTCTTGGCGCGCCGGTGGGCGATACGTTAACGCTGGCGCGTAAACCGGCCGAAAAGCCGCTGCCGGGGTTCAAAAAGGTAAAACCTCAGGTCTATGCCGGTCTGTTCCCGATAAGTTCTGATGACTATGAAGCGTTTCGTGATGCGCTGGGTAAACTTAGCCTGAATGATGCCTCCTTATTCTATGAACCGGAAAGTTCCACCGCGCTGGGCTTTGGTTTCCGTTGTGGTTTCCTCGGCTTGCTGCATATGGAGATCATTCAGGAGCGTCTGGAACGTGAATATGATCTCGACCTCATCACTACCGCACCAACAGTGGTGTATGAGGTAAAGACCACCAGCAATGAGGTTATCTACGTTGATAGCCCCTCCAAACTGCCCCCGGTCAACAATATTGAAGAGCTGCGTGAGCCCATTGCCGAGTGTCATATGCTACTGCCGCAGGAATACCTCGGTAACGTGATTACGTTATGTGTGGAAAAACGCGGTGTGCAGACCAACATGGTCTATCACGGTAATCAGGTGGCACTGACTTATGAGATTCCAATGGCTGAGGTCGTGCTCGATTTCTTTGACCGCCTTAAGTCTACGTCCCGAGGTTATGCTTCATTGGATTACAGCTTTAAGCGTTTCCAGGCATCGGATATGGTGCGTGTTGACGTATTGATCAACAGCGAACGTGTTGATGCGTTGGCATTGATCACTCACCGTGATAACTCAATGTATCGTGGTCGTGAACTGGTGGAAAAAATGAAAGACCTGATCCCGCGTCAGCAATTCGACATCGCGATTCAGGCGGCAATTGGCAATCACATTATCGCGCGTTCTACCGTGAAACAGTTGCGTAAGAACGTGTTGGCGAAGTGCTATGGTGGTGACGTCAGTCGTAAGAAAAAACTGCTGCAAAAACAGAAAGATGGGAAGAAGCGCATGAAGCAGGTAGGGAATGTTGAGCTGCCGCAGGAAGCGTTTTTGGCCATTCTGCACGTCGGCAAAGAAAGCAAATAA
- the rseC gene encoding SoxR-reducing system protein RseC gives MIKEWATVVSWQDGIAILHCEQRSGCQGCQSQSSCATGVLSKIGGPVSHQLSLDYPHPLEPGQRVEIGLAEASLLRSAMLVYLLPLLGLILGAALLQYWLASELAAVAGAIVGMMVSFVALRYFSPAMANNPRYKPVILQVALPGSQLRTTMLSPHEPQG, from the coding sequence ATGATTAAAGAATGGGCGACCGTGGTGTCATGGCAGGATGGCATAGCGATATTGCATTGCGAGCAGCGTTCTGGCTGCCAGGGGTGCCAATCCCAGTCTTCTTGTGCCACCGGCGTGCTAAGCAAGATAGGCGGGCCTGTTTCGCATCAACTGTCGCTGGATTATCCACATCCCTTAGAGCCCGGCCAGCGGGTTGAGATTGGGCTGGCCGAAGCGAGCCTGCTGCGCTCGGCAATGCTGGTCTATCTGCTTCCTTTACTTGGGCTAATACTGGGGGCGGCGTTGCTGCAATACTGGCTGGCAAGTGAACTGGCCGCCGTAGCCGGAGCGATTGTGGGGATGATGGTGAGTTTCGTGGCGCTGAGGTATTTTTCGCCGGCAATGGCCAACAATCCACGCTATAAGCCAGTGATTTTACAGGTCGCCCTGCCAGGAAGCCAGCTACGTACCACGATGTTGTCACCCCATGAACCGCAGGGTTAA